From the genome of Vibrio porteresiae DSM 19223, one region includes:
- the tyrS gene encoding tyrosine--tRNA ligase: MASIEAALAEIKRGVEELIPEDELIAKLKENRPLRIKLGADPTAPDIHLGHTVILNKLRAFQELGHEVTFLIGDFTGMVGDPTGKNATRPPLTREDVLRNAETYKEQVFKILDPAKTQIRFNSEWLSELGAEGMIRLAANQTVARMLERDDFKKRYANGQPIAIHEFMYPLLQGYDSVALESDVELGGTDQKFNLLMGRELQKSNGQKPQVVLMMPLLVGLDGVKKMSKSAHNYIGVSDSPSDMFGKIMSISDDLMWSYYELLSFRPLEEVAQFKEEVKSGKNPRDVKILLAKEIIARFHSEADADAAEQEFINRFQKGALPDEMPEFTFEAGIAIANLLKDAELVSSTSDALRMIRQGAVKLDGEKLEDTKYEPTAGEYVFQVGKRKFARVTVK, from the coding sequence ATGGCGAGTATTGAAGCCGCTTTAGCGGAAATCAAGCGTGGTGTTGAGGAGCTTATTCCGGAAGACGAGCTCATTGCAAAACTTAAAGAGAATCGTCCGCTACGCATTAAATTGGGCGCGGATCCAACAGCACCAGATATCCATCTTGGTCATACTGTGATTCTAAACAAGCTACGCGCTTTTCAAGAGCTTGGCCATGAAGTGACTTTCCTTATCGGCGATTTCACAGGTATGGTTGGTGACCCTACGGGTAAAAATGCTACTCGTCCTCCTTTGACTCGTGAAGATGTACTGCGTAACGCTGAGACCTACAAAGAACAAGTTTTCAAAATTCTTGATCCAGCTAAAACTCAGATTCGCTTCAACTCTGAATGGCTTTCTGAACTTGGTGCTGAAGGGATGATTCGCCTAGCAGCAAACCAAACGGTTGCTCGCATGCTAGAGCGTGATGACTTTAAAAAACGTTACGCAAATGGCCAACCTATCGCGATTCATGAATTCATGTACCCACTGCTACAAGGTTACGATTCGGTAGCGCTAGAAAGTGATGTTGAGCTAGGTGGTACAGACCAGAAATTCAACTTGTTGATGGGTCGTGAGCTACAGAAATCTAACGGTCAAAAACCTCAAGTTGTCTTGATGATGCCACTGTTGGTTGGTCTAGACGGCGTGAAGAAAATGTCTAAATCAGCACACAATTACATTGGTGTGAGTGATTCTCCAAGCGATATGTTTGGTAAGATCATGTCGATCTCTGATGATCTGATGTGGAGTTACTACGAGTTGTTGTCATTCCGTCCTTTGGAAGAAGTGGCTCAATTTAAAGAAGAGGTTAAGAGCGGTAAAAACCCGCGTGACGTTAAGATCCTGCTAGCTAAAGAGATCATTGCTCGCTTCCATTCAGAAGCAGATGCTGATGCAGCGGAACAAGAGTTTATTAACCGTTTCCAAAAAGGTGCTTTGCCTGATGAAATGCCTGAATTTACTTTTGAAGCGGGGATCGCAATCGCTAACCTGCTTAAAGATGCTGAACTTGTAAGTTCAACCTCAGACGCTTTGCGTATGATTCGCCAAGGTGCGGTTAAGCTAGACGGTGAAAAGCTGGAAGATACTAAATACGAACCTACCGCTGGCGAGTATGTGTTCCAAGTTGGCAAACGTAAATTTGCTCGTGTGACTGTTAAGTAA
- a CDS encoding peptidoglycan DD-metalloendopeptidase family protein has translation MLTIFARLPWLHKALIGLFSGLIVVALFFLPHPKDLMQAPNRLKLGQHYPLQLNYDLLVKEESLPSSTVLQWKRVTVQSGESSALLFKKVGLTARDLYVLTSSNDEIERQLTRLKPGDELLFGFNDEQDLVQLRRKISSYESFVVTRSDNGFTSKFETKEVYFQYNYAEATITSNFWNAATGAGLTANQIMQLAGIFGWDIDFALDIRSGDNFKILYQEKVVEGEVTDRGDIIAATFTNQGKTFSAILDDSSGNYYDENGRAMKKAFLRSPLDFRRVSSNFNPQRLHPVTGLIRPHRGTDYVAPVGTPIWAAGDGTVQQAGYNQFNGNYVFIRHSNTYVTKYLHLQRRFVKTGERVKQGQVIGKLGGTGRVTGPHLHYEFLVNGVHKNPRTVDLPMSQSLTGKARDTFIANAKIRLEKLDRYSELLFAKQ, from the coding sequence ATGCTGACAATTTTTGCCCGATTACCATGGTTACACAAAGCGCTTATTGGCCTCTTTAGCGGCTTGATAGTTGTCGCGCTGTTTTTTCTTCCGCATCCAAAAGATCTGATGCAAGCTCCAAATCGCCTCAAGCTAGGCCAACATTATCCCTTGCAATTGAACTATGACTTATTAGTTAAAGAAGAGTCATTACCCTCATCAACGGTTTTGCAATGGAAACGAGTCACCGTGCAGTCAGGAGAAAGCAGTGCGCTATTGTTTAAGAAAGTGGGACTAACCGCTCGCGACCTCTATGTACTCACCTCAAGTAATGATGAGATAGAGCGGCAATTGACACGATTAAAGCCCGGAGACGAACTGCTATTTGGCTTTAATGATGAACAGGATCTAGTGCAGTTACGACGTAAGATAAGCTCGTACGAATCATTTGTTGTGACTCGTTCAGATAATGGTTTTACCTCTAAGTTTGAAACGAAAGAGGTTTATTTCCAATACAACTATGCCGAAGCCACTATTACCTCAAACTTCTGGAATGCAGCAACAGGGGCTGGTTTAACAGCCAATCAGATTATGCAATTAGCTGGCATTTTCGGTTGGGATATCGACTTTGCGTTGGATATTCGTTCCGGCGATAACTTTAAAATTTTGTACCAAGAAAAAGTAGTCGAGGGCGAAGTCACCGATCGGGGCGACATTATTGCGGCGACCTTTACCAACCAAGGTAAAACCTTTTCAGCTATTTTGGATGATTCTTCTGGTAACTATTACGACGAAAATGGCCGCGCAATGAAAAAAGCGTTCCTACGTTCCCCTTTGGATTTTCGTCGGGTTTCCTCTAACTTCAACCCACAGCGATTGCATCCTGTGACGGGATTAATTCGTCCACACCGAGGTACGGATTATGTTGCGCCGGTTGGCACACCGATTTGGGCGGCTGGGGATGGTACAGTTCAACAAGCTGGTTATAACCAATTTAACGGTAACTACGTCTTCATCCGCCATAGCAATACTTATGTGACCAAATATCTTCACCTACAAAGACGATTTGTCAAAACCGGTGAGAGAGTAAAACAGGGCCAAGTGATTGGTAAACTTGGCGGAACAGGTCGCGTTACTGGTCCCCATTTACACTACGAGTTTTTGGTCAATGGTGTCCATAAAAACCCGCGTACCGTTGATCTACCAATGTCGCAATCATTAACTGGAAAAGCTCGCGATACATTTATTGCCAACGCAAAAATTCGTCTAGAAAAATTGGATCGCTACAGTGAATTGCTATTTGCAAAACAGTAA
- the erpA gene encoding iron-sulfur cluster insertion protein ErpA, giving the protein MSEINVPLSFSEAAAKRVKMLIAEEENPALKLRVYITGGGCSGFQYGFTFDENVNEGDMTIVNEGVTLVVDPMSLQYLIGGVVDYTEGLEGSRFFVNNPNAKTTCGCGASFSV; this is encoded by the coding sequence GTGAGCGAAATTAATGTACCATTATCCTTCTCTGAAGCTGCAGCTAAACGTGTAAAAATGCTGATTGCGGAAGAAGAAAATCCTGCCCTAAAACTGCGAGTGTACATCACTGGTGGTGGTTGTAGCGGTTTCCAATACGGTTTTACCTTTGATGAAAATGTTAACGAAGGCGATATGACTATTGTTAACGAAGGCGTTACTCTGGTTGTAGACCCAATGAGTTTGCAATACTTGATTGGTGGTGTGGTTGATTACACTGAAGGACTTGAAGGTTCGCGCTTTTTTGTTAACAACCCTAATGCAAAAACCACGTGTGGTTGTGGTGCTTCATTTAGCGTGTAA